Proteins encoded by one window of Cannabis sativa cultivar Pink pepper isolate KNU-18-1 chromosome 4, ASM2916894v1, whole genome shotgun sequence:
- the LOC115715005 gene encoding epidermis-specific secreted glycoprotein EP1-like, whose amino-acid sequence MSSSPNNNRALMALSLFLHLFLISLSITQAQVPQNATFQFVNEGEFGPYIVEYGADYRPIGINNSPFQVFFYNTTPNAFTLAIRMGTQRAEALRRFVWEANRDNPVGENATLTLGVDGNLVLADGDGRVAWQTNTTNKGVVGLELLPNGNMVLYDSKGHFVWQSFDYPTDTILVGQALRAGAKYKLVSRLSEKENKNGPYSMVLEPKTLALYYTSKNSQRPLLYYDFSSFAGSTFQNPPMNLTLQADSDPYDGFAYDMLFSPLNGGGYLFTRPNYNSTLSFLRLGIDGNVRLYTYYDKVDWRAWEETFTLFDRQQSRGWETECQLPGRCGTFGVCEDDQCVACPSENGLLGWSKNCEPKKVKSCKSSEFHYYKIEGVDHFMSKYTKGSAIKESDCGNKCTMDCKCLGYFYHKQASRCWIAYDLMTLTKVDNSTHVGYIKTPN is encoded by the coding sequence ATGTCTTCCTCACCCAACAACAATAGAGCCTTAATGGCTCTCTCATTATTCTTACATCTTTTCCTAATTAGTCTTTCCATTACACAAGCTCAAGTTCCTCAAAATGCTACttttcaatttgttaatgaagGCGAATTTGGTCCATACATTGTTGAATATGGTGCAGATTATCGTCCTATAGGCATTAACAACTCACCATTTCAAGTATTTTTCTATAACACTACTCCTAATGCCTTTACCCTTGCCATTCGGATGGGCACTCAACGAGCTGAAGCGCTTCGTCGATTTGTTTGGGAGGCCAACCGAGACAATCCCGTTGGCGAAAACGCTACACTCACTCTTGGAGTTGATGGAAACCTTGTTCTAGCTGATGGTGATGGTAGAGTGGCTTGGCAAACCAACACAACCAATAAAGGTGTTGTTGGCCTTGAACTACTTCCAAATGGTAACATGGTTTTGTATGACTCAAAAGGTCATTTTGTTTGGCAAAGTTTTGATTACCCAACTGATACTATTTTAGTGGGCCAAGCTTTACGAGCTGGAGCTAAATACAAGCTTGTAAGTCGTCTCTCTGAAAAGGAGAACAAAAATGGGCCTTATAGCATGGTATTGGAGCCCAAAACACTTGCTCTCTATTACACAAGTAAGAACTCTCAAAGGCCTTTGCTTTACTATGACTTCTCATCATTTGCTGGCAGCACATTTCAAAACCCTCCAATGAACTTGACGTTACAAGCTGATTCTGACCCTTATGATGGTTTTGCTTACGACATGTTGTTTTCACCCTTAAATGGTGGGGGTTACTTATTTACAAGACCCAACTACAACAGTACATTGTCATTCTTAAGGCTTGGAATAGATGGAAATGTTAGACTCTATACGTACTATGACAAAGTGGATTGGAGAGCATGGGAAGAAACTTTCACTCTTTTCGATAGACAACAAAGTCGGGGTTGGGAGACTGAGTGTCAATTGCCTGGACGATGTGGGACTTTTGGAGTTTGCGAAGATGATCAATGTGTTGCCTGCCCTTCGGAGAATGGACTTTTGGGTTGGAGCAAGAATTGTGAGCCTAAAAAAGTAAAGTCTTGTAAATCAAGTGagtttcactactacaaaattgagGGAGTTGATCATTTTATGAGTAAGTACACTAAAGGTAGTGCAATCAAGGAAAGTGATTGTGGCAATAAGTGCACTATGGATTGCAAGTGTTTGGGTTACTTTTATCACAAACAAGCCTCAAGATGTTGGATTGCATATGATTTGATGACTTTAACCAAAGTTGACAACTCCACCCATGTGGGTTACATCAAAAcacctaattaa
- the LOC115715277 gene encoding epidermis-specific secreted glycoprotein EP1, translating to MPSSPNIFLSFLLLLSLIAIPIVHGQVPKNATFQLVNEGEFGPYIVEYDGNYRPLSISSSPFQLFFYNTTPSAYTLAMRMGTRRSTSGRRFVWEANRDNPVGENATLTFGVDGNLVLANVDGRVAWQTNTANKGVVGLELLPNGNMVLYDSNGHFVWQSFDYPTDTILVGQALRAGSQYKLVSRFSAAENKNGPYSMVLEPKSLKLYYTSKNSLKPLLYYDFSSFHGGSFQDPPMNLTLQAEPEYDNSAYDMTFSSINGGYQIGRPNYNSTLSYLRLGIDGNVRLHTFYDKVDWGAWGATFILFNKNLRWYEKSECNLPERCGTFGVCEDDQCVACPSEKGLLGWTKNCAPEKVKSCKPSDFHYYKIEGVDHFSSKYTKGSAVKESDCGKKCTSDCKCLGYFYHQQASRCWIAYDLMTLTKVENSTHVGYIKTPNK from the coding sequence ATGCCTTCTTCACCCAATAtatttctctcatttttattaCTTCTCTCCCTAATTGCCATTCCCATTGTGCATGGTCAAGTTCCCAAAAATGCAACTTTTCAACTAGTTAATGAAGGAGAATTCGGTCCATACATCGTCGAATATGATGGAAACTATCGTCCCTTGAGCATCTCAAGCTCACCATTTCAACTTTTTTTCTACAACACAACTCCAAGTGCCTACACTCTTGCAATGCGGATGGGCACTCGTCGATCTACATCTGGTCGTCGATTTGTTTGGGAGGCCAATCGAGACAATCCTGTTGGCGAAAATGCTACACTAACATTTGGAGTCGATGGAAACCTTGTCCTAGCCAATGTTGATGGTAGAGTGGCTTGGCAAACCAACACGGCCAATAAAGGTGTTGTTGGCCTTGAATTGCTTCCTAATGGTAACATGGTTTTGTATGACTCAAATGGTCATTTCGTGTGGCAAAGTTTTGATTACCCAACTGATACTATTTTAGTGGGCCAAGCTTTACGGGCCGGGTCTCAATACAAGCTTGTAAGTCGCTTTTCAGCGGCGGAGAACAAAAATGGGCCTTATAGCATGGTATTGGAGCCCAAATCACTTAAACTCTATTACACTAGCAAGAACTCACTAAAGCCTTTGCTTTATTATGACTTCTCATCATTTCATGGAGGGTCTTTTCAAGACCCTCCAATGAATTTGACGTTGCAAGCTGAGCCAGAGTATGATAATTCTGCTTATGATATGACGTTTTCTTCCATAAATGGAGGTTATCAAATTGGAAGACCTAACTACAACAGTACATTATCATATTTAAGACTTGGAATAGATGGAAATGTCAGACTCCACACTTTCTATGACAAAGTAGATTGGGGAGCATGGGGAGCGACTTTcattctttttaataaaaatcttcGTTGGTATGAGAAGAGCGAGTGCAACTTGCCTGAGCGATGTGGGACTTTTGGAGTTTGCGAAGATGATCAGTGTGTAGCTTGTCCATCGGAGAAAGGACTTTTGGGTTGGACCAAGAATTGTGCACCCGAAAAAGTGAAGTCTTGCAAACCAAGTGattttcactactacaaaattgagGGTGTTGATCATTTCTCAAGCAAGTACACCAAGGGTAGTGCTGTTAAAGAAAGTGATTGTGGCAAAAAATGCACTTCAGATTGCAAGTGTTTGGGTTACTTTTATCACCAACAAGCTTCAAGGTGTTGGATTGCTTATGA